The following proteins are encoded in a genomic region of alpha proteobacterium U9-1i:
- a CDS encoding adenosine (5')-pentaphospho-(5'')-adenosine pyrophosphohydrolase — protein sequence MNIQTSRPLYRPNVGLALFHKHGMVFFGRRKGAEGPYQWQMPQGGVDRGESARDAAFREMEEEIGVRAEHVDLLEETADWLHYDFPTELRARMKQRGPYVGQKQKWFAFRFKGRDSDIRLDVHSPEFSDWRWGALETAPDLVIPFKRPTYEEVAKRFKKYTAGDQP from the coding sequence ATGAACATACAGACGTCTCGCCCCCTCTATCGCCCAAATGTCGGCCTCGCGTTGTTCCACAAACACGGCATGGTTTTCTTTGGTCGTCGCAAAGGCGCCGAAGGCCCGTATCAGTGGCAAATGCCGCAGGGCGGCGTTGATAGAGGTGAATCGGCGCGTGACGCAGCGTTCCGTGAAATGGAAGAGGAAATTGGCGTACGCGCTGAGCATGTAGATCTGCTCGAAGAGACGGCAGATTGGCTACATTACGATTTCCCCACGGAGTTGCGCGCGCGCATGAAGCAACGCGGCCCTTACGTTGGGCAAAAGCAGAAATGGTTCGCCTTCCGGTTCAAGGGTCGCGACTCTGACATCAGACTCGACGTACATTCCCCTGAGTTCAGCGATTGGCGCTGGGGCGCGCTCGAGACCGCGCCTGATCTTGTGATACCGTTCAAGCGGCCCACCTACGAAGAGGTCGCGAAGCGGTTCAAGAAATATACGGCTGGGGATCAACCATGA